A portion of the Babylonia areolata isolate BAREFJ2019XMU chromosome 16, ASM4173473v1, whole genome shotgun sequence genome contains these proteins:
- the LOC143291319 gene encoding uncharacterized protein LOC143291319 gives MGDVPRGKDRPAPPPKPKVIPDELVRMVQQMQKDMQQMQREQKALQDENKQLSTDFQTLHVNYTEDRAVNSKLKDQVAHLKQELTEFKLYLSTFQKQEHRMVLEAQKTIRENQVSLKTEMDSIRGVQLTHQSAFSQSDALQQKVAKLQTDCKQLAGKQDNMKADIAHLQMEHIDVAQHRQLQQDMDSLTSEMDFVKSGMQQLKTSLQQNKDNVTSLQQNKDTLTAEVNNVKADLVQMMTSLQQNKDTLTAEVDNVKTDLVQMMMSLQQNKDTLTAEVDNVKTDLVQMMTSLQQNKDTLTAEVDNVKTDLVQMMTSLQQNKDTLTAEVDNVKTDLVQMKMSLQQNKDTTSLQQDMTSLQLNKDTTSLQQDMTSLQQDMTSLQLNKDTLMSDVDTLKTSVTKANSAITALETRLGQGRRLFHAWGVNKATTRSRGGIMKFKTVGINEGGHYNADTGTFTTPRAGLYCFTATVASSKAGRTVCGYIMAYHVQFCASVQGGERGHTCTWVVWLGAGQEVWLHADSPANEYNDERDLMLPRCEFSGALLLPAP, from the exons ATGGGAGACGTCCCGAGGGGTAAGGACAGACCCGCTCCGCCACCAAAGCCAAAGGTCATTCCTGATGAGCTGGTTAGAATGGTGCAACAGATGCAAAAAGATATGCAACAGATGCAAAGAGAACAGAAAGCTTTGCAGGACGAAAACAAGCAGTTGTCAACCGACTTTCAAACCCTGCACGTGAACTACACTGAGGACAGAGCGGTGAACTCCAAACTCAAGGACCAAGTCGCACATCTTAAACAAGAACTGACTGAATTCAAGTTATACCTTTCAACATTTCAGAAGCAGGAACACAGAATGGTTCTAGAAGCACAGAAAACCATCAGAGAGAATCAGGTCAGTTTAAAGACTGAGATGGACAGCATCAGAGGTGTTCAGCTGACACACCAGTCAGCCTTCAGTCAGTCAGATGCACTCCAACAAAAAGTGGCCAAACTCCAGACGGACTGCAAGCAGCTTGCAGGAAAGCAGGACAACATGAAGGCTGACATTGCACACCTGCAGATGGAACACATTGATGTGGCCCAACACCGCCAGCTGCAACAGGACATGGACTCCCTGACGTCAGAGATGGACTTTGTGAAGTCTGGCATGCAGCAGCTGAAGACGTCACTGCAACAGAACAAGGACAACGTGACGTCACTGCAACAGAACAAGGATACACTGACTGCTGAAGTGAACAACGTTAAAGCAGATCTTGTACAGATGATGACGTCACTGCAACAGAACAAGGACACACTGACTGCTGAAGTGGACAACGTTAAAACAGATCTTGTACAGATGATGATGTCACTGCAACAGAACAAGGACACACTGACTGCTGAAGTGGACAACGTTAAAACAGATCTTGTACAGATGATGACGTCACTGCAACAGAACAAGGACACACTGACTGCTGAAGTGGACAACGTTAAAACAGATCTTGTACAGATGATGACGTCACTGCAACAGAACAAGGACACACTGACTGCTGAAGTGGACAACGTTAAAACAGATCTTGTACAGATGAAGATGTCACTGCAACAGAACAAGGACACGACGTCACTGCAACAGGACATGACGTCACTGCAACTGAACAAGGACACGACGTCACTGCAACAGGACATGACGTCACTGCAACAGGACATGACGTCACTGCAACTGAACAAGGACACGCTGATGTCTGATGTGGACACACTGAAAACGTCAGTGACGAAGGCAAACTCAGCCATTACAGCATTGGAGACGCGACTGG GTCAAGGCAGACGGCTGTTCCATGCCTGGGGGGTGAACAAGGCCACCACACGGTCGAGGGGCGGCATCATGAAGTTCAAGACCGTGGGCATCAACGAGGGTGGTCACTACAACGCGGACACCGGCACGTTCACCACGCCCCGTGCCGGCCTTTACTGCTTCACAGCCACTGTGGCCAGCAGCAAGGCGGGTCGGACGGTGTGTGGCTACATCATGGCCTACCACGTGCAGTTTTGTGCCTCGGTCCAGGGCGGAGAGCGGGGACACACGTGCACGTGGGTGGTGTGGCTGGGGGCGGGGCAGGAGGTCTGGCTTCACGCCGACAGCCCCGCCAATGAGTACAATGACGAGCGGGACTTGATGCTGCCGCGCTGCGAGTTCAGTGGTGCCCTGCTGCTGCCTGCACCTTGA